In one Nicotiana tomentosiformis chromosome 6, ASM39032v3, whole genome shotgun sequence genomic region, the following are encoded:
- the LOC104097006 gene encoding uncharacterized protein — MGDHVMESAHEIVGLGPDSNGQQFTAVPGSNGVLIDQPLAIGQEFPDVDACRRTLKEIAIALHFEIRIVKSDRSRFIAKCSKEGCPWRVHVAKCPGVPTFTIRTLHGEHTCEGVQSLHHQQASVGWVARSVESRVRDNPQYKPKEILQDIRSQHGVAVSYMQAWRGKERSMAALHGTFEEGYQLLPAYCEQIRKTNPGSIASVATGQENCFQRLFVSYRAAIYGFLNACRPLLELDRVHLKGKYLGMLFCAAAVDANDTLFPLAIAVVDVESDENWMWFMSELRKLLGVNTDSMPRLTILSERSAGMVEAVETHFPNAFHGFCLRYISENFRDTFKNSKLVNIFWNAVYALTAAEFESKVSEMVEVSQDVLQWFHHFNPQHWAVAYFEGLRYGHFSLGITEVLYNWALECHELPIVQMMEHIRQQMISWSDDRRNMGMRLASILVPSAEKRISEAIADARCYKVLRANEIEFEIVSTERTNIVDIRSRVCSCRRWQLYGVPCAHAAAALISCGQNAQLFAEPCFTVHSYRETYSQMIYPIPDRSLWKETGEGTEGGGAKVDILIRPPKTRRPPGRPKKKVLRIESLKRPKRVVQCGRCHMLGHSQKKCSLPG, encoded by the coding sequence ATGGGGGATCATGTAATGGAATCAGCTCACGAGATAGTAGGATTGGGACCTGATTCAAATGGTCAGCAGTTTACAGCAGTACCCGGTTCAAATGGGGTGTTGATTGACCAACCTTTAGCAATTGGGCAAGAGTTCCCGGATGTTGATGCTTGTAGAAGGACTTTGAAAGAGATAGCTATAGCATTGCATTTTGAAATTCGAATAGTGAAATCAGATAGGAGTAGATTCATAGCTAAGTGCTCCAAAGAAGGTTGTCCATGGCGTGTTCATGTGGCAAAATGTCCTGGAGTTCCTACATTTACGATTAGGACCCTTCACGGTGAGCATACATGTGAGGGGGTTCAGAGCCTTCACCATCAGCAAGCATCAGTGGGTTGGGTTGCAAGATCAGTGGAATCACGGGTGAGGGATAACCCTCAGTATAAACCAAAGGAGATTTTGCAGGATATTCGAAGTCAGCATGGGGTTGCTGTGTCTTATATGCAAGCATGGCGAGGAAAGGAGCGCAGCATGGCTGCCCTACATGGAACCTTTGAAGAAGGTTACCAGCTTCTTCCTGCATATTGTGAACAGATAAGGAAGACTAATCCAGGGAGCATTGCATCAGTTGCCACAGGACAGGAAAATTGTTTCCAGCGATTGTTTGTCTCATATCGTGCAGCAATTTATGGATTTTTAAATGCTTGCCGGCCACTTTTGGAACTTGATAGAGTGCATTTAAAAGGAAAGTACCTGGGTATGTTATTTTGTGCTGCAGCCGTTGATGCTAATGATACGTTGTTTCCTTTGGCGATAGCTGTTGTCGATGTGGAAAGTGATGAGAACTGGATGTGGTTTATGTCTGAGCTCCGCAAACTTCTGGGTGTAAATACTGACAGTATGCCCAGACTTACTATACTGTCTGAGAGATCAGCGGGTATGGTTGAGGCAGTCGAGACTCATTTTCCAAATGCATTTCATGGTTTTTGCCTACGCTATATCAGTGAGAACTTTCGAGATACTTTTAAGAACTCAAAGTTAGTTAATATATTTTGGAATGCAGTATATGCACTTACCGCAGCTGAATTTGAGAGCAAAGTCTCCGAGATGGTTGAGGTTTCACAAGATGTCCTACAATGGTTTCATCATTTCAATCCACAGCACTGGGCTGTTGCATATTTTGAAGGATTACGATATGGTCATTTTTCTTTGGGGATAACGGAAGTGTTGTATAATTGGGCACTGGAGTGTCACGAGCTTCCTATTGTGCAGATGATGGAGCATATCCGCCAACAGATGATATCATGGTCTGACGATCGCCGTAACATGGGCATGAGGTTGGCCTCAATACTCGTTCCATCTGCTGAAAAGAGGATTTCAGAAGCAATTGCTGATGCTCGCTGCTATAAAGTTCTACGAGCAAATGAAATTGAATTTGAGATCGTATCAACTGAGAGGACAAATATTGTGGACATACGAAGTCGTGTGTGCTCATGTCGCCGTTGGCAACTCTATGGTGTGCCGTGTGCACATGCTGCTGCTGCACTTATTTCTTGTGGACAGAATGCCCAGTTATTTGCTGAGCCTTGTTTCACAGTCCACAGTTATCGTGAAACCTACTCACAGATGATATATCCAATTCCTGATAGGAGTCTTTGGAAAGAGACTGGTGAGGGTACAGAAGGTGGAGGAGCAAAAGTTGATATTCTAATTCGGCCACCAAAAACCCGACGACCACCTGGCCGGCCCAAAAAGAAGGTTCTTCGGATAGAAAGTTTAAAGCGTCCAAAGAGAGTAGTTCAATGTGGTCGCTGCCATATGTTGGGACATTCTCAGAAAAAATGTTCTTTGCCTGGTTAA
- the LOC104097007 gene encoding alpha-(1,4)-fucosyltransferase isoform X1, whose amino-acid sequence MQLKSVNTFAITIMFGFALIILFFSGFLDFPLTASSIPSTKNQILTTISASKPDPFSNLFGAFKKWDSQVGCAQFRDKHKGLLLNSSSSGSLQKVYEGELKCNELKMDHVSVLVKGWTWIPDNLDNLYSCRCGLSCLWTKSEVLADKPDALLFETATPPLERRQGDPLRVYMDLEAGRKKSGYEDIFISYHAKDDVQSTYAGSLFHNNRNYHLSPSKNNDTLVYWSSSRCLPQRNQLAKRLLSLLPSHSFGKCLNNVGGLDKALSLYPECIKDFKEAPKWWDHLHCAMSHYKFVLAIENTRTKSYVTEKLFYALDSGAVPIYFGAANVWDFVPPHSIIDGSKFSSLEELASYVKAVANDPVAYAEYHAWRRCGVLGNYRKTRAASLDTLPCRLCEAISKRNGRNARAS is encoded by the exons ATGCAATTGAAATCTGTCAACACATTTGCAATCACAATCATGTTTGGTTTTGCACTTATCATCCTATTTTTCTCTGGATTTCTTGATTTCCCACTTACCGCTTCTTCAATCCCATCAACTAAAAATCAAATCTTGACCACCATCTCAGCTTCCAAGCCCGACCCGTTTAGCAACTTGTTCGGTGCTTTCAAGAAATGGGATTCTCAAGTGGGTTGTGCTCAATTCAGGGATAAACACAAAGGGTTGTTGTTaaattcttcttcttctggtTCTTTGCAAAAAGTATATGAGGGTGAATTGAAATGTAATGAGCTGAAGATGGATCATGTGAGTGTATTAGTTAAAGGGTGGACTTGGATTCCTGATAATTTGGATAATTTGTACTCTTGTCGATGTGGGCTTAGCTGTTTGTGGACTAAATCCGAGGTTCTAGCTGATAAGCCTGATGCTTTGTTGTTTGAGACTGCTACTCCTCCTCTTGAG AGACGTCAAGGTGATCCATTGCGTGTATACATGGATCTTGAAGCTGGTAGAAAGAAATCAGGGTATGAGGATATATTTATTAGCTATCATGCAAAAGATGATGTCCAGTCAACCTATGCTGGTTCACTTTTTCATAATAATCGAAACTATCACCTTTCGCCTTCTAAGAACAAT GATACTCTTGTTTATTGGTCATCATCACGTTGTCTTCCTCAAAGAAACCAGCTTGCCAAACGTCTACTCAGCTTGCTACCTTCCCATTCATTTGGCAAGTGCCTCAATAATGTTGGAGGTCTAGACAAGGCGCTCTCCCTCTATCCTGAGTGCATCAAGGATTTTAAAGAAGCACCCAAATGGTGGGACCATTTACATTGCGCTATGTCACATTACAAGTTTGTCCTTGCGATTGAGAACACCAGGACAAAGAGTTATGTAACAGAAAAGTTGTTTTATGCACTGGACTCTGGCGCAGTCCCCATTTATTTTGGTGCCGCGAATGTCTGGGATTTTGTACCTCCACATTCAATAATTGATGGAAGCAAGTTTAGCTCTTTGGAGGAACTGGCTTCCTATGTTAAGGCCGTTGCTAATGATCCGGTAGCTTATGCAGAGTATCATGCATGGAGAAGATGTGGTGTGCTTGGAAACTATAGAAAGACCCGAGCAGCAAGTCTAGATACTTTGCCTTGCAGGTTATGTGAAGCCATCAGTAAAAGAAATGGGAGAAATGCAAGAGCTTCTTGA
- the LOC104097007 gene encoding alpha-(1,4)-fucosyltransferase isoform X2: MRCEPPAIFASVALRFKKVSASACVARGDLWRRFLKKRKKKAVEKEKDQRLGLSAISSSFSFKSTQPQQTISDCSFFFKLLHQRRQGDPLRVYMDLEAGRKKSGYEDIFISYHAKDDVQSTYAGSLFHNNRNYHLSPSKNNDTLVYWSSSRCLPQRNQLAKRLLSLLPSHSFGKCLNNVGGLDKALSLYPECIKDFKEAPKWWDHLHCAMSHYKFVLAIENTRTKSYVTEKLFYALDSGAVPIYFGAANVWDFVPPHSIIDGSKFSSLEELASYVKAVANDPVAYAEYHAWRRCGVLGNYRKTRAASLDTLPCRLCEAISKRNGRNARAS, translated from the exons ATGCGATGCGAGCCTCCAGCGATATTTGCCTCTGTTGCGTTGCGATTCAAAAAGGTGAGCGCCTCTGCCTGTGTAGCGAGAGGCGACCTGTGGCGTCgctttttgaaaaaaagaaagaaaaaggcagtagaaaaagaaaaagaccaGCGATTAGGGCTTTCAgctatttcttcttctttctccttcAAGTCGACCCAGCCACAGCAGACCATCAGTGATTGTTCTTTCTTCTTCAAGCTTCTTCATCAG AGACGTCAAGGTGATCCATTGCGTGTATACATGGATCTTGAAGCTGGTAGAAAGAAATCAGGGTATGAGGATATATTTATTAGCTATCATGCAAAAGATGATGTCCAGTCAACCTATGCTGGTTCACTTTTTCATAATAATCGAAACTATCACCTTTCGCCTTCTAAGAACAAT GATACTCTTGTTTATTGGTCATCATCACGTTGTCTTCCTCAAAGAAACCAGCTTGCCAAACGTCTACTCAGCTTGCTACCTTCCCATTCATTTGGCAAGTGCCTCAATAATGTTGGAGGTCTAGACAAGGCGCTCTCCCTCTATCCTGAGTGCATCAAGGATTTTAAAGAAGCACCCAAATGGTGGGACCATTTACATTGCGCTATGTCACATTACAAGTTTGTCCTTGCGATTGAGAACACCAGGACAAAGAGTTATGTAACAGAAAAGTTGTTTTATGCACTGGACTCTGGCGCAGTCCCCATTTATTTTGGTGCCGCGAATGTCTGGGATTTTGTACCTCCACATTCAATAATTGATGGAAGCAAGTTTAGCTCTTTGGAGGAACTGGCTTCCTATGTTAAGGCCGTTGCTAATGATCCGGTAGCTTATGCAGAGTATCATGCATGGAGAAGATGTGGTGTGCTTGGAAACTATAGAAAGACCCGAGCAGCAAGTCTAGATACTTTGCCTTGCAGGTTATGTGAAGCCATCAGTAAAAGAAATGGGAGAAATGCAAGAGCTTCTTGA